The proteins below are encoded in one region of Corynebacterium sphenisci DSM 44792:
- a CDS encoding acetate kinase — protein sequence MSRLALVLNSGSSSVKFQLVDPDRDATEPPYASGLVERIGEDNGTIVLKFDGEKIEDVEPIADHADGLDKAFALMDAHGCGPHSVDIAAVGHRVVHGGKLFSGPELIDDQIVEMIRDLIPLAPLHNPANIVGIEVARQLLPEVPHVAVFDTGFFHDMPPAAALYPLDAAVAAEHNIRRYGFHGTSHEYVSRQVPGLLGKPAAEVNQITLHLGNGCSAAAVRGGQAVDTSMGLTPLAGLMMGTRTGDIDPGIIFHLYRQGLSIDEIDDLCNRRSGLKGVSGVNDFRVLQERMDNADQDAWAAYQMYVHQLRRYIGSYMLILGRLDAIAFTAGVGENHVGIRRDSMAALENFGIRIDPERNAAPNDGPRFISTEDSAVKVLVVPTNEELAIARYAMAYAA from the coding sequence ATGTCACGTCTCGCGCTCGTCCTGAACTCCGGGTCCTCCTCGGTGAAGTTCCAGCTGGTGGACCCGGACCGGGACGCCACCGAACCCCCCTACGCCTCCGGCCTGGTGGAGCGGATCGGGGAGGACAACGGCACCATCGTGCTGAAGTTCGACGGGGAGAAGATCGAGGACGTCGAGCCGATCGCCGACCACGCGGACGGCCTGGACAAGGCCTTCGCGCTGATGGACGCCCACGGCTGCGGCCCGCATTCGGTGGACATCGCCGCGGTCGGCCACCGGGTGGTGCACGGCGGCAAGCTCTTCTCCGGCCCGGAGCTCATCGACGACCAGATCGTGGAGATGATCCGGGACCTCATCCCGCTGGCCCCGCTGCACAACCCGGCGAACATCGTCGGCATCGAGGTGGCCCGGCAGCTGCTCCCGGAGGTGCCGCACGTCGCCGTGTTCGACACCGGCTTCTTCCACGACATGCCCCCGGCGGCGGCGCTGTACCCGCTGGACGCGGCGGTCGCCGCGGAGCACAACATCCGCCGCTACGGCTTCCACGGCACCAGCCACGAGTACGTCTCCCGGCAGGTGCCGGGGCTGCTCGGCAAACCCGCCGCGGAGGTCAACCAGATCACCCTGCACCTGGGCAACGGCTGCTCCGCGGCGGCGGTGCGCGGCGGCCAGGCGGTGGACACCTCCATGGGCCTGACCCCCCTGGCCGGGCTGATGATGGGCACCCGCACCGGCGACATCGACCCGGGCATCATCTTCCACCTGTACCGGCAGGGCCTGTCCATCGACGAGATCGACGATCTGTGCAACCGCCGCTCCGGGCTGAAGGGCGTCTCCGGGGTCAACGACTTCCGGGTGCTCCAGGAGCGGATGGACAACGCCGACCAGGACGCCTGGGCCGCCTACCAGATGTACGTGCACCAGCTGCGCCGCTACATCGGCTCCTACATGCTTATCCTCGGCCGGCTGGACGCGATCGCCTTCACCGCCGGGGTGGGCGAGAACCACGTGGGCATCCGGCGGGACTCGATGGCCGCCCTGGAGAACTTCGGCATCCGGATCGACCCGGAGCGCAACGCCGCCCCCAATGACGGCCCCCGGTTCATCTCCACCGAGGATTCCGCGGTGAAGGTGCTGGTGGTGCCCACCAACGAGGAGCTGGCGATCGCCCGCTACGCCATGGCCTACGCGGCCTGA
- the pta gene encoding phosphate acetyltransferase, with protein sequence MAVDQVVDDPDTALSHAITLVEDARAAEDTPIVLIATGNLDFDARVAAATGSGVVLAADGEGCSDAAAVTRIRMAVAGMRAHGATVLGVALTGAAPGAVADLDLDVPVAAAAGDLTGAVSAEVAPVMGPQRFQWWLTRRAKEQRRHIVLPEGDDDRILIAAAEILAEGICELTILGDPEAMRARAAELGADISGAHLMDPAASEHREAFAEEFAELRKAKGVTLEQARETMNDISYFATMMIHKGLADGMVSGAAHTTAHTIKPSFQIIKTRPGVSTVSSLFLMVMQDRLWGFADCAVMPNPTPDQLGEIAVSSAGTAAAFGIEPRVAMLSYSTGASGTGGDVDRVVAGLARAREIDPELAVDGPLQFDASVDPGVAAKKMPDSAVAGRANVFVFPDLDAGNIGYKIAQRCGGALAVGPILQGLNKPVNDLSRGASVADIVNTVAITAIQAGGN encoded by the coding sequence GTGGCGGTGGATCAGGTCGTCGACGACCCCGACACCGCCCTGTCGCACGCGATCACCCTCGTCGAGGACGCCCGCGCCGCCGAGGACACCCCGATCGTGCTGATCGCCACCGGGAACCTGGACTTCGACGCCCGGGTCGCCGCCGCCACCGGCTCCGGGGTGGTGCTCGCCGCCGACGGCGAGGGCTGCTCCGACGCCGCCGCGGTGACCCGGATCCGGATGGCCGTCGCCGGGATGCGCGCCCACGGCGCCACCGTGCTCGGCGTCGCGCTCACCGGCGCCGCCCCGGGGGCGGTCGCCGACCTGGACCTCGACGTGCCGGTCGCGGCCGCCGCCGGCGACCTCACCGGCGCGGTCTCCGCCGAGGTGGCGCCGGTGATGGGGCCGCAGCGCTTCCAGTGGTGGCTGACCCGGCGGGCCAAGGAGCAGCGCCGGCATATCGTGCTGCCCGAGGGCGACGACGACCGGATCCTGATCGCCGCCGCGGAGATCCTCGCCGAGGGCATCTGCGAGCTGACCATCCTCGGCGACCCGGAGGCGATGCGCGCCCGGGCCGCGGAGCTGGGCGCGGACATCTCCGGGGCGCATCTGATGGACCCGGCCGCCTCCGAGCACCGGGAGGCCTTCGCCGAGGAGTTCGCGGAGCTGCGCAAGGCCAAGGGCGTCACCCTGGAGCAGGCCCGGGAGACGATGAACGACATCTCCTACTTCGCCACCATGATGATCCACAAGGGCCTGGCCGACGGGATGGTCTCCGGGGCGGCGCACACCACCGCGCACACCATCAAGCCCTCCTTCCAGATCATCAAGACCCGGCCCGGGGTGTCCACCGTGTCCTCCCTGTTCCTCATGGTCATGCAGGACCGGCTCTGGGGCTTCGCGGACTGCGCGGTCATGCCCAACCCCACCCCGGACCAGCTCGGCGAAATCGCGGTGAGCTCCGCGGGCACCGCCGCCGCCTTCGGCATCGAGCCCCGGGTGGCCATGCTGTCCTACTCCACCGGCGCCTCCGGCACCGGCGGGGACGTCGACCGGGTGGTCGCCGGCCTGGCCAGGGCCCGCGAGATCGACCCCGAACTCGCCGTGGACGGGCCGCTGCAGTTCGACGCCTCGGTGGACCCGGGCGTGGCCGCGAAGAAGATGCCCGACTCCGCCGTGGCCGGCCGGGCGAACGTGTTCGTCTTCCCGGATCTGGACGCCGGCAACATCGGCTACAAGATCGCCCAGCGCTGCGGCGGGGCCCTGGCGGTGGGCCCCATCCTGCAGGGGCTGAACAAGCCGGTCAACGACCTCTCCCGCGGGGCGTCGGTGGCCGACATCGTCAACACCGTCGCCATCACCGCCATCCAGGCAGGAGGGAACTAG
- a CDS encoding FAD-dependent oxidoreductase: MTRPLRVAVVGSGPAGVYASDALMKSGREVSVDLIEKMPAPFGLIRYGVAPDHPRIKGIIRSLHRVMDKPELRLLANVEFGRDLTLAELAGLYDAVIIATGAVGDRDLEVPGAELAGHHGAGEFVGFYDGNPLFPRDWDLSAEKVAVVGVGNVALDVARILAKTAEELKVTEIPDNVHATLSRNAAQEVHIFGRRGPAQAKFTPLELKELDGSRNVQVVVPGEDMVYDAASEEARRGSKMVDQVCTILEGYAIRDLDDRPHRLYIHFLESPVEILGEDGRVTGLRTERMELDGSGGIRGTGAFTDWEVGAIYRAVGYRSDPVPDVPFDESAHVIPNEAGRVLDADGAHIRGLYTTGWVKRGPVGLIGNTKGDANETVACLLDDVDAGRGLDPAAPGPEAVTELLDAKGVEYLTWADWHALDAHERSLGEAEGRERKKVVEWAEMVARSRAARADAIAEAAAADGAGD; encoded by the coding sequence ATGACCCGTCCCCTCCGCGTCGCCGTGGTCGGCTCCGGCCCCGCCGGCGTGTACGCCTCCGACGCCCTGATGAAGTCGGGCCGCGAGGTCAGCGTCGATCTGATCGAGAAGATGCCCGCCCCCTTCGGCCTGATCCGCTACGGGGTGGCCCCCGACCACCCGCGGATCAAGGGCATCATCCGCAGCCTGCACCGGGTGATGGACAAGCCGGAGCTGCGGCTGCTGGCCAATGTCGAGTTCGGCCGGGATCTCACCCTGGCGGAGCTGGCCGGGCTCTACGACGCGGTGATCATCGCCACCGGCGCGGTCGGCGACCGGGACCTGGAGGTGCCCGGGGCGGAGCTGGCCGGCCACCACGGCGCCGGCGAGTTCGTCGGCTTCTACGACGGCAACCCGCTGTTCCCCCGGGACTGGGACCTCTCCGCGGAGAAGGTCGCCGTGGTCGGCGTGGGCAACGTGGCCCTGGACGTGGCCCGGATCCTGGCGAAGACCGCCGAGGAGCTGAAGGTCACCGAGATCCCGGACAACGTGCACGCCACCCTGTCCCGCAACGCGGCGCAGGAGGTGCACATCTTCGGCCGCCGCGGCCCCGCCCAGGCGAAGTTCACCCCCCTGGAGCTCAAGGAGCTGGACGGCTCGCGGAACGTGCAGGTGGTGGTGCCCGGCGAGGACATGGTCTACGACGCCGCCAGCGAGGAGGCCCGCCGGGGCTCGAAGATGGTGGATCAGGTGTGCACCATCCTGGAGGGCTACGCGATCCGGGACCTCGACGACCGCCCGCACCGGCTGTACATCCACTTCCTGGAGTCGCCGGTGGAGATCCTCGGCGAGGACGGCCGGGTCACCGGGCTGCGCACCGAGCGGATGGAGCTCGACGGCTCCGGCGGCATCCGCGGCACCGGCGCCTTCACCGACTGGGAGGTCGGCGCCATCTACCGGGCGGTGGGCTACCGCTCGGATCCGGTGCCGGACGTGCCCTTCGACGAGTCCGCGCACGTCATCCCCAATGAGGCGGGCCGGGTGCTCGACGCCGACGGCGCCCACATCCGCGGCCTCTACACCACCGGCTGGGTCAAGCGCGGCCCGGTGGGGCTGATCGGCAACACCAAGGGCGACGCGAACGAGACCGTGGCCTGCCTGCTCGACGACGTCGACGCCGGCCGGGGCCTGGACCCGGCCGCCCCGGGCCCGGAGGCGGTCACCGAGCTGCTCGACGCCAAGGGCGTGGAGTACCTCACCTGGGCGGACTGGCACGCCCTGGACGCCCATGAGCGCTCCCTCGGCGAGGCGGAGGGCCGGGAGCGCAAGAAGGTCGTGGAGTGGGCGGAGATGGTGGCCCGCTCCCGGGCCGCCCGCGCCGACGCGATCGCCGAGGCCGCCGCCGCCGACGGCGCCGGGGACTAG